One part of the Desulfonema ishimotonii genome encodes these proteins:
- a CDS encoding MORN repeat-containing protein yields MLKRILAALCFFIMITSVASGEYFKGRWVNGQGLFTFPNGEKFIGYLENSKFYGKGVYMFPDGRKYVGDFRDSRFDGQGTMTFPDGSTYSGEFKDNKFDGQGIMTFASGRRYEGQFRNNEFEGQGTLECPDGRRYVGAFSEGLPNGYGVCHYADGKEYRGNFRYNRFHGEGTLIYPDGHQYTGQFEDGRFDGQGTMIYSDGTTYTGAFRNGKRNGQGSVTLPGGRQYMGRFDNDELREQSEIPHVSGDAAGPPDRTDSQ; encoded by the coding sequence ATGCTGAAACGTATTTTAGCGGCACTCTGCTTTTTCATAATGATAACGTCCGTTGCCTCCGGGGAATATTTCAAAGGCCGATGGGTCAACGGACAGGGGCTGTTTACGTTTCCCAACGGTGAGAAGTTTATCGGATATCTTGAAAACAGCAAGTTTTACGGCAAAGGCGTTTATATGTTTCCCGATGGCCGAAAATATGTCGGAGACTTCAGGGACAGCAGATTTGACGGCCAGGGAACCATGACCTTTCCGGACGGTTCGACCTATTCAGGCGAATTCAAAGACAATAAATTTGACGGGCAGGGGATTATGACCTTCGCCAGTGGCAGGCGATATGAGGGCCAGTTCCGGAACAATGAGTTCGAGGGACAGGGAACCCTGGAATGTCCTGACGGGCGGAGATACGTGGGCGCTTTTTCCGAAGGGCTTCCCAACGGATACGGTGTCTGTCATTATGCGGACGGCAAGGAATACAGGGGCAATTTCAGGTACAACCGGTTTCACGGTGAGGGCACGCTGATCTACCCGGACGGGCATCAGTATACCGGTCAGTTTGAGGATGGAAGATTCGACGGACAGGGAACAATGATCTATTCGGACGGCACAACATATACAGGAGCGTTCAGAAACGGGAAACGGAACGGCCAGGGATCGGTGACACTGCCCGGCGGCAGACAATACATGGGACGGTTTGACAATGACGAACTTCGTGAACAGAGCGAAATTCCCCATGTGTCCGGAGATGCCGCAGGGCCGCCGGACAGAACCGACAGCCAGTAG
- a CDS encoding DUF4126 domain-containing protein, whose translation MDQFSQISDTIALSMGAAWGSGINLYATVLVLGILGVTENVVLPENLQILTNPMVMGGAGLMFVTEFIADKIPGVDTGWDAIHTFIRIPAGALMAAGAIGDVSPALEVTAAILGGGMTAGTHGMKAGSRALINTSPEPFTNWTASVAEDIAVVAGVWTALQHPMIFLAFLVVFILLMIWLLPKIWRGIRALFSAIGRMFGGGSGPANANNDSSANP comes from the coding sequence ATGGATCAGTTCAGCCAGATATCTGACACAATCGCCCTTTCCATGGGGGCTGCCTGGGGCAGCGGAATCAATCTGTATGCAACGGTTCTGGTGCTGGGCATTCTGGGTGTCACCGAAAACGTCGTCCTGCCGGAAAATCTTCAGATCCTGACCAACCCCATGGTTATGGGCGGCGCAGGCCTGATGTTTGTCACCGAGTTTATTGCGGACAAGATTCCCGGCGTGGATACGGGATGGGATGCCATTCATACCTTTATCCGCATTCCCGCAGGTGCGCTCATGGCGGCCGGCGCCATCGGTGATGTCAGCCCGGCCCTGGAAGTGACCGCCGCTATCCTGGGCGGGGGCATGACCGCCGGAACGCACGGCATGAAAGCGGGCTCCCGCGCCTTGATCAACACATCTCCGGAGCCCTTTACCAACTGGACCGCATCGGTGGCAGAGGACATCGCGGTGGTGGCCGGGGTCTGGACAGCCTTGCAGCATCCCATGATTTTTCTCGCCTTTCTGGTTGTCTTTATCCTGCTGATGATCTGGCTGCTCCCCAAAATCTGGCGCGGTATCAGGGCCCTTTTTTCGGCCATTGGCAGAATGTTCGGCGGCGGTTCCGGCCCGGCAAATGCGAACAACGATTCGTCGGCAAACCCTTAA
- the ppdK gene encoding pyruvate, phosphate dikinase, producing the protein MTKKWVYLFDEVEQAEQYAGDWDGVRGLLGGKGGNLAEMVRIGVPVPPGFTVTTEACNTYLEANGIFPEGMWEQELEALKVVESRTGKVFGDAKRPLLVSCRSGAKFSMPGMMDTVLNIGLTDETALGMIALTGDERFVYDSYRRLIQMFGSVVVGISDEMFEEVIDAARKKERAESDAEISANGWKEVIREFKKIYRLKTGIDFPNDPYVQLKLATEAVFKSWNGKRAMDYRKAANISHDLGTAVSIVTMVFGNMGDDSATGVAMTRNGSTGEKHIEGDYLTNAQGEDVVAGIRMTKEISQLRTEMPAAYAEFEEVARNLEKHYREMQDVEFTIEKGKLWMLQTRDGKRTAQAAVRIAVDMADEGLISKEEAVLRVSPEQMDFFLHPQFDRRAKATARSNGDMLANGLNVSPGAACGVVALDADLAELWSKEGKDVIMVRPETKPDDVHGMLAAEGILTSRGGRTSHAALVARQFGKPAVVGVSALEIDMNKRQVQVRDKVIHEGDWLSVDGTNGDVFLGKLATIVPDIRDPWLIRLLSWADQFRKLGVWANADYPVDAQRALDYGAEGIGLCRSEHMFFEPGRLPHVQKMIMTDLPIERREALNAVLPFQREDFAGLFRVMDGRPVIIRLLDPPLHEFLPNHVDLRRELSDIKIRLQHADSLQKVDELLDQFKKKESLLKRADSLHEANPMLGMRGVRLGIIVPEITTMQVRAIFEAACLVAKEGVDVRPEVMIPLTTHVNELKIQRENLENEAKSVMDEKGVAIDYKFGTMIELPRAALTANEIAEYAEFFSFGTNDLTQTTYGISRDDAESGFLIDYIEKGVLPDNPFATIDRNGVGQLMEIGISKGREIRPDLECGICGEHGGDPASIALCHALGLSYVSCSPFRVPIARLAAAHAALKERMDS; encoded by the coding sequence ATGACAAAAAAATGGGTATATTTATTTGATGAGGTGGAACAGGCGGAACAGTACGCCGGAGACTGGGACGGTGTGCGCGGGCTGCTGGGCGGCAAGGGGGGCAACCTGGCTGAGATGGTTCGTATCGGCGTCCCGGTACCGCCCGGCTTTACCGTGACAACAGAGGCCTGCAATACTTACCTGGAGGCCAACGGCATTTTCCCCGAAGGCATGTGGGAACAGGAACTGGAAGCGCTGAAAGTGGTCGAATCCCGGACCGGAAAGGTCTTTGGCGACGCCAAAAGGCCGCTGCTGGTCTCCTGCCGGTCCGGTGCGAAATTCTCCATGCCCGGCATGATGGACACGGTACTCAACATTGGCCTCACGGATGAAACCGCCCTGGGAATGATTGCGCTGACCGGCGACGAGCGGTTTGTCTACGACTCCTACCGCCGGCTGATCCAGATGTTCGGCAGCGTTGTTGTCGGCATTTCCGACGAGATGTTCGAGGAGGTCATTGATGCGGCCCGGAAAAAAGAACGGGCGGAGAGTGATGCTGAGATTTCCGCGAACGGCTGGAAGGAGGTCATCCGGGAGTTCAAAAAAATCTACCGGCTGAAGACCGGCATTGACTTTCCCAATGACCCGTATGTCCAGTTGAAGCTGGCAACCGAGGCGGTCTTCAAAAGCTGGAACGGCAAGCGGGCGATGGATTACCGCAAGGCCGCCAATATTTCCCACGATCTGGGAACGGCGGTCAGCATCGTGACAATGGTCTTCGGGAACATGGGGGATGACAGCGCCACGGGCGTTGCCATGACCCGGAACGGTTCCACGGGCGAGAAACATATTGAAGGCGATTATCTGACCAACGCCCAGGGCGAAGACGTGGTGGCCGGTATCCGCATGACCAAGGAGATTTCACAGCTCAGGACCGAGATGCCGGCGGCCTATGCCGAATTTGAAGAGGTGGCCCGGAATCTGGAAAAGCATTACCGTGAGATGCAGGATGTGGAGTTTACCATTGAAAAGGGCAAGCTATGGATGCTGCAAACCCGTGACGGCAAACGCACGGCCCAGGCGGCGGTACGGATTGCCGTGGACATGGCCGATGAGGGGCTGATCAGCAAGGAGGAGGCCGTGCTGCGCGTCTCGCCGGAGCAGATGGATTTTTTTCTCCATCCGCAGTTTGACCGGCGGGCCAAAGCCACTGCCAGAAGCAACGGCGACATGCTGGCAAACGGTCTGAACGTCTCCCCGGGGGCGGCCTGCGGTGTGGTGGCCCTGGATGCCGATCTCGCGGAACTGTGGAGCAAGGAGGGGAAGGACGTGATCATGGTCCGGCCCGAAACCAAACCGGATGACGTTCACGGCATGCTGGCGGCAGAGGGTATTCTCACCAGCCGGGGCGGACGCACCAGCCACGCGGCACTGGTGGCCCGTCAGTTCGGCAAACCCGCTGTTGTCGGGGTATCCGCCCTGGAAATCGACATGAACAAACGCCAGGTTCAGGTCCGTGACAAAGTGATTCACGAGGGCGACTGGCTCTCCGTGGACGGCACCAACGGGGATGTCTTTCTGGGCAAGCTGGCCACCATCGTACCGGATATCAGGGACCCCTGGCTGATCCGGCTGCTGTCATGGGCCGATCAGTTCCGCAAGCTGGGCGTCTGGGCCAATGCCGATTATCCGGTGGATGCCCAGCGTGCCCTTGATTACGGTGCGGAGGGGATCGGGCTGTGCCGGTCGGAACACATGTTCTTCGAGCCGGGGCGTCTGCCCCATGTGCAGAAGATGATTATGACGGACCTGCCCATTGAACGGCGGGAGGCGCTCAACGCGGTGCTGCCCTTTCAGCGGGAAGATTTTGCAGGTCTCTTCCGGGTCATGGACGGCAGGCCCGTGATCATCCGGCTGCTGGACCCGCCGCTGCACGAATTCCTGCCCAACCACGTTGATCTGAGACGGGAGCTGAGCGACATCAAGATCCGTCTGCAACATGCCGATTCCCTGCAAAAGGTGGATGAGCTGTTGGACCAGTTCAAGAAAAAGGAAAGTCTGCTCAAACGGGCCGACAGCCTGCATGAGGCCAACCCCATGCTGGGAATGCGCGGTGTCCGGCTGGGCATTATCGTCCCCGAAATCACAACCATGCAGGTCCGGGCCATCTTCGAGGCCGCCTGTCTGGTTGCCAAAGAGGGGGTTGACGTCCGTCCGGAGGTGATGATCCCCCTGACCACCCATGTCAATGAGCTGAAGATCCAGCGGGAAAACCTTGAGAACGAGGCAAAATCGGTGATGGACGAGAAAGGGGTGGCGATCGACTACAAGTTCGGCACCATGATCGAGCTGCCCCGTGCGGCGCTGACCGCAAACGAGATTGCCGAATATGCCGAGTTTTTCTCATTCGGAACCAACGATCTGACCCAGACAACCTACGGCATCTCCAGGGATGACGCGGAGTCGGGCTTTCTGATCGACTATATTGAAAAGGGCGTGCTGCCGGACAACCCCTTTGCCACCATCGACCGGAACGGCGTGGGACAGCTGATGGAGATCGGCATCAGCAAGGGACGGGAGATCCGGCCCGACCTGGAGTGCGGTATCTGCGGTGAGCATGGCGGCGACCCGGCATCCATTGCCCTGTGCCATGCACTCGGCCTGAGCTATGTATCCTGTTCGCCGTTCCGGGTGCCCATCGCCCGGCTGGCGGCGGCCCATGCGGCCCTGAAGGAGCGGATGGACAGTTAG
- a CDS encoding heavy-metal-associated domain-containing protein yields MEKKTFNISNISCGHCTSAIENELSELPGVSGVRGDIESKSVTVEWEAPATLDQILATLKEINYPPAA; encoded by the coding sequence ATGGAAAAGAAAACCTTCAACATCTCCAATATCTCCTGTGGCCACTGCACATCGGCCATTGAAAACGAACTGAGCGAACTGCCGGGCGTATCCGGCGTCCGCGGCGATATCGAATCCAAAAGCGTTACCGTGGAATGGGAGGCCCCGGCCACACTGGATCAGATTCTGGCCACATTGAAGGAAATCAATTACCCGCCCGCAGCGTAA
- a CDS encoding SPFH domain-containing protein — MTGLDNSSGFLKKMLVKLSVLLVAVLAVIFLFFQVIDSNDADSSIVLQSITGNLSVITKPGPYFRFFGKPHIYKKVIAVNFTGESGVAASSRLERIKVRFLDTSIGEAKGVARFRLPLTEKDMFSIHREFGGQDSLISNLLNRTVIEAAKASARTMSVEEHYSGGAGQMSLDFDDQIRNGIFVVEQVTEYLPVPRETQELRDSDLDGRETLDRRQRVLVVKKKDAKGDFVRTKNNLAEYSITVISASIEEVDYEKRVDERLTAQKRAAADEALARQNLKKAQQEAKTAKALGEKAIAEARAKSDREKIQAEIKAQKEAAVAVINAKRELEVARQRKLKQTEILELQKKEADGLEVMAAARAKAAENALDPQLVFEKKLQAWKDVEMTKYQYMSQARLVPVVQMGQGNGVGSGENAMTMLELLGVKAAMDLGMQFEDIGKKKLP; from the coding sequence ATGACCGGATTGGACAATTCCAGCGGATTTTTGAAAAAAATGCTCGTTAAACTGTCTGTTCTTTTAGTGGCGGTTCTGGCCGTCATTTTTCTGTTCTTCCAGGTGATCGACTCCAATGACGCGGACAGCTCCATTGTCCTTCAGTCCATCACCGGAAATTTAAGTGTCATCACCAAACCGGGGCCGTATTTCCGCTTTTTCGGCAAGCCCCACATTTACAAAAAGGTGATCGCTGTCAATTTTACCGGGGAAAGCGGCGTGGCGGCCTCTTCACGGCTGGAGCGGATAAAGGTCCGGTTTCTCGATACCTCCATCGGCGAGGCCAAGGGGGTGGCCCGTTTCCGGCTTCCGCTCACTGAAAAAGACATGTTCAGCATCCACCGGGAGTTCGGCGGACAGGATTCTCTGATTTCCAACCTGCTCAACCGGACGGTGATCGAGGCGGCCAAGGCCTCGGCCCGGACCATGTCGGTGGAAGAACACTATTCCGGCGGGGCCGGACAGATGTCCCTTGATTTTGATGACCAGATCCGAAACGGAATTTTCGTGGTCGAACAGGTGACAGAATATCTGCCGGTCCCCCGCGAAACTCAGGAGCTAAGGGATTCGGATCTGGACGGCAGGGAAACCCTGGACCGTCGCCAGCGTGTCCTGGTGGTCAAAAAAAAGGATGCCAAAGGCGATTTTGTCAGAACCAAAAATAACCTGGCAGAGTATAGTATTACTGTGATTTCAGCCTCCATTGAGGAGGTGGATTATGAAAAGCGGGTGGATGAGCGGCTGACCGCACAGAAAAGGGCGGCGGCAGATGAAGCCCTGGCCCGCCAGAATCTGAAGAAGGCCCAGCAGGAGGCCAAGACCGCCAAGGCGCTGGGAGAAAAGGCGATTGCCGAGGCCCGCGCCAAATCCGACCGGGAAAAGATTCAGGCTGAAATCAAGGCCCAGAAAGAGGCGGCGGTCGCGGTGATTAACGCCAAACGTGAACTGGAAGTGGCCCGGCAGCGCAAACTGAAACAGACCGAGATTCTGGAACTTCAGAAAAAAGAGGCGGACGGACTCGAGGTCATGGCAGCGGCCCGCGCCAAGGCGGCGGAAAATGCCCTGGACCCTCAGCTGGTCTTTGAGAAGAAACTTCAGGCATGGAAAGATGTGGAAATGACCAAATACCAGTACATGTCCCAGGCCCGGCTGGTTCCGGTCGTTCAGATGGGACAGGGAAACGGCGTCGGTTCCGGGGAGAATGCCATGACCATGCTGGAGCTTCTGGGCGTGAAAGCGGCCATGGATCTGGGAATGCAGTTTGAGGATATCGGCAAGAAAAAGCTGCCCTAG
- a CDS encoding heavy metal translocating P-type ATPase, producing MPNYKMSIPVTGMTCANCAMNIERNLRKLPGIREAGVNFASEATTVEFDPKAVSLPDIVEKIRSLGFTVSPVTVEFPVTGMSCANCAMNIERVLSKKLPGVLSASVNFASERVSAAYLPTVTSPDEMAAAIKKAGFEAILPEEDGTVGDAEQAARDAEIRDQTRKFGVGVVFAGILFVLSMGRDFNLIGAWSHAPWVNWFFLALATPVQFYTGWDYYVGAYKNLRNRTANMDVLVALGSSVAYFYSLILLLIPGLGTHVYFETAAVIITLIKLGKMLEARTKGRTGAAIRKLMDLSPKTATLIRDGQEEEVPVARVVVGDMLRVRPGQSIPVDGVVLEGRSAVDESMLSGESLPVDKGPGDAMVGGTINQEGMLLFRAEKVGKETALAQIIALVREAQGSKAPIQALADRVAAVFVPAVIGIALLTFALWWIIGGEFVPAMIRMVAVLVIACPCSLGLATPTAIMAGTGRGAEQGILFKNSEALETASRLRTVVLDKTGTITQGKPSVTDLILTGGVFQDEEALLRMAASVETGSEHPVGKAVVREAENRGIAALPVENFRASGGAGVEAIADGKSVLVGKPGWFGEMDISTAPLQPEIDRLQGQGKTVMPVAVAGKIGGLIAVSDVLRPDSPAAVAALKQEGLRVVMLTGDNLRTARAIADEVGIEEIFAEVRPEDKSAKVGALRDRGEIVGMVGDGINDAPALALADVGMAIGTGTDIAIETADVILSGGSLSGVGRAIALSRSTMRTIRQNLFWAFFYNIILIPVAAGVLYPFDFMPEFLRHLHPILAALAMSMSSITVVSNSLRLYRAK from the coding sequence ATGCCAAACTACAAAATGTCCATCCCCGTCACCGGAATGACCTGCGCCAACTGCGCCATGAACATCGAGCGGAACCTCAGAAAACTGCCGGGTATCCGTGAGGCCGGGGTCAATTTCGCATCCGAAGCGACAACAGTGGAATTCGATCCCAAGGCGGTTTCGCTGCCCGACATCGTTGAAAAGATTCGCAGCCTCGGATTTACAGTGTCTCCGGTCACTGTCGAATTTCCTGTCACCGGAATGAGCTGCGCCAACTGCGCCATGAACATCGAACGGGTGCTGAGCAAAAAATTGCCGGGCGTGCTGTCGGCCTCGGTCAACTTCGCATCCGAACGGGTCTCCGCCGCTTACCTGCCGACGGTGACATCCCCGGACGAAATGGCCGCCGCCATTAAAAAGGCCGGTTTTGAAGCCATTCTGCCCGAAGAGGACGGAACGGTCGGTGACGCAGAACAGGCGGCCAGGGATGCGGAAATAAGGGACCAGACCCGGAAATTCGGGGTGGGGGTGGTTTTCGCGGGGATTCTGTTTGTGCTGAGCATGGGCCGGGATTTCAACCTCATCGGCGCGTGGAGCCATGCCCCCTGGGTCAACTGGTTCTTCCTGGCGCTGGCGACGCCGGTGCAGTTTTACACCGGATGGGATTATTATGTGGGAGCGTATAAAAACCTGAGAAACAGGACCGCCAACATGGACGTCCTGGTGGCGCTGGGATCGTCCGTGGCCTATTTCTACTCCCTGATCCTGCTGCTGATTCCCGGGTTGGGAACCCACGTCTATTTCGAGACCGCAGCGGTGATCATCACCCTGATCAAGCTGGGGAAAATGCTTGAAGCCCGGACCAAGGGGCGCACGGGCGCGGCCATCCGCAAGCTTATGGATCTGAGCCCCAAAACCGCGACCCTGATCCGGGATGGACAGGAAGAAGAGGTGCCGGTGGCGCGGGTGGTGGTTGGTGATATGTTGCGGGTTCGCCCCGGACAGAGCATTCCCGTGGACGGCGTGGTGCTGGAAGGCCGGTCTGCCGTGGACGAATCCATGCTGAGCGGCGAGTCCCTGCCCGTGGACAAAGGTCCGGGGGATGCGATGGTGGGCGGGACCATCAACCAGGAGGGGATGCTCCTGTTCCGGGCCGAAAAGGTCGGGAAAGAGACCGCCCTGGCGCAGATTATCGCCCTTGTGCGGGAGGCCCAGGGCAGCAAAGCGCCCATTCAGGCCCTTGCGGACCGGGTGGCCGCCGTGTTTGTCCCTGCCGTGATCGGCATTGCCCTGCTGACATTTGCCCTGTGGTGGATCATCGGCGGTGAATTTGTCCCGGCCATGATCCGAATGGTGGCGGTACTGGTGATCGCCTGCCCCTGTTCGCTGGGACTGGCAACGCCGACCGCGATCATGGCCGGAACCGGCAGGGGGGCGGAGCAGGGAATTCTCTTTAAAAACAGCGAGGCCCTGGAAACCGCGTCCCGGCTTCGGACCGTGGTTCTGGACAAGACCGGCACCATCACTCAGGGGAAACCCAGTGTGACGGACCTGATCCTTACCGGCGGGGTATTTCAGGATGAGGAAGCGCTCCTGCGGATGGCCGCTTCGGTGGAAACGGGGTCCGAGCACCCGGTGGGGAAAGCGGTGGTGCGGGAAGCCGAAAACAGGGGAATTGCGGCGCTTCCGGTCGAAAATTTCAGGGCGTCCGGCGGCGCCGGGGTTGAGGCCATTGCGGACGGCAAATCTGTGCTTGTGGGAAAGCCCGGCTGGTTCGGGGAGATGGACATATCGACCGCCCCCCTGCAACCGGAGATCGACCGCTTGCAGGGGCAGGGCAAAACCGTCATGCCCGTTGCCGTGGCCGGGAAGATCGGCGGGCTGATTGCCGTGTCCGATGTGCTGCGGCCCGATTCACCGGCGGCGGTTGCCGCCCTTAAACAGGAAGGGCTTCGGGTGGTCATGCTCACCGGCGATAACCTGCGGACCGCCCGCGCCATTGCCGATGAGGTGGGCATTGAGGAAATTTTCGCAGAGGTGCGGCCCGAAGATAAATCCGCCAAAGTGGGGGCGCTCCGGGACCGGGGGGAAATCGTCGGCATGGTGGGGGACGGCATTAACGACGCGCCGGCCCTGGCCCTGGCGGATGTGGGCATGGCCATCGGTACGGGCACGGATATCGCCATTGAAACGGCGGATGTGATTCTCTCCGGCGGCAGTCTCAGCGGCGTGGGCCGGGCCATCGCCCTGAGCCGTTCCACAATGCGGACCATCCGGCAGAACCTTTTCTGGGCGTTTTTTTACAATATCATCCTCATTCCCGTGGCGGCAGGCGTGCTGTATCCGTTTGATTTTATGCCCGAATTTCTGCGCCATCTTCATCCCATCCTGGCGGCCCTGGCCATGTCCATGAGCAGTATCACGGTTGTCTCCAACAGCCTGCGGCTGTACCGGGCCAAGTGA
- a CDS encoding DUF3187 family protein — MKIRFTLCAFWLMLFIFLHRVPLSQAGSSGGPLQVQNRYPPHLMFLTPLPDGPDLPGNNRFETAFSVDYSSVNVNEKSAGWTALIDMEMTVLSFSLAYGLSDRLSVGLYLPLVSMSGGFMDNFLEDYHDTFGFPNYGREDRPKNSFAYSITKDGKDWFQARDNGLHLGESVVSAKYSLWDERRGDRFSATLAYALKLPTGDADRGFGSGGYDHAVSLLSRARFKALAVYLNAGFSILSDPDTLGADISACNIFSMLLGGEYLLNDKWSLLSQLNFYTSPLDEDTGISQLDNESLELSLGCLCRITPDVDFEFAFCEDLTRAAPDFTIHAGIRCRFGF, encoded by the coding sequence ATGAAAATACGATTCACATTGTGCGCATTCTGGCTGATGCTCTTTATTTTTCTGCACAGGGTTCCGCTTTCACAGGCCGGTTCATCCGGCGGCCCGCTTCAGGTGCAGAACCGCTACCCGCCGCATCTCATGTTCCTGACGCCCCTGCCGGACGGCCCGGATCTTCCGGGAAACAACCGGTTTGAGACGGCCTTTTCCGTTGATTATTCCAGCGTCAACGTGAACGAAAAATCAGCCGGATGGACCGCCCTCATCGACATGGAGATGACGGTACTCAGCTTTTCGCTGGCATACGGTCTTTCGGATCGTCTTTCCGTGGGCCTGTATCTGCCCCTGGTGAGCATGAGCGGCGGGTTTATGGACAATTTCCTGGAGGACTACCACGACACGTTCGGTTTCCCCAATTATGGCCGGGAGGACCGCCCCAAAAACAGCTTTGCCTATTCGATTACAAAGGACGGCAAAGACTGGTTTCAGGCCCGTGACAACGGGCTTCATCTGGGGGAGAGCGTTGTGTCCGCCAAATATTCGCTTTGGGATGAGCGCCGGGGGGACCGTTTTTCCGCAACGCTGGCCTATGCACTGAAGCTGCCCACGGGGGATGCGGACCGGGGCTTCGGCAGCGGCGGGTATGACCACGCCGTCTCGCTGCTCTCCCGCGCCCGGTTTAAGGCCCTTGCCGTTTATCTGAATGCCGGATTCTCAATCCTGTCCGACCCGGACACGCTGGGCGCGGATATATCCGCCTGCAACATCTTTTCCATGCTTCTGGGGGGTGAGTATCTGCTGAACGATAAATGGTCGCTCCTGTCTCAGTTAAATTTTTACACGTCGCCACTGGATGAGGATACGGGCATTAGCCAATTGGACAATGAGAGCCTGGAACTCTCCCTGGGCTGTCTTTGCCGGATCACGCCTGATGTCGATTTCGAGTTCGCCTTTTGCGAAGATCTGACCCGCGCGGCCCCGGATTTTACCATACACGCCGGGATTCGCTGCCGTTTCGGGTTTTAG
- a CDS encoding NAD-binding protein encodes MKHRRHYTFGKIGLWGGGVALIFGIGFYYFPRDYDLSFLEAFYYTLRLFILEHDLPDFPRSWPLIFIHFFAPLLALSALGTMVTYVFRLSPVIRTRWISDHVIICGVGRTGRLLAEHIKSNGGTVVGVDSGSPDSFDEWCADHNVPLIRGDFLARQILERAGARRARGILFAAGDDLLNLEGVVNAYDWLRADSGPVRLLWAHIANEKLAQTARLALRTEGQVGIRFFDTYHIAAFRMVEKYFDCDVRHGIRQVTVIGFGKFGRDLAEVLMKSRKPDENFTLRVADIRDREKEVRALADELGASDRVSFFQTDVQDLDFSDKKDRAFFLCTDDDIGNLAAALMLTRGIVGTHIYVRMAKWPISAIEGHLRDGNGITFININDLVVEGIEELPGIFRPARAADLKRSSS; translated from the coding sequence ATGAAACATCGGCGACATTATACATTCGGCAAAATCGGACTGTGGGGCGGGGGCGTTGCGCTGATTTTCGGGATCGGCTTTTACTACTTTCCCCGTGATTACGACCTCAGCTTTCTGGAGGCGTTTTATTACACCCTTCGCCTGTTTATCCTGGAACACGATCTTCCGGATTTTCCCCGTTCGTGGCCGCTGATTTTTATCCATTTTTTCGCACCGCTGCTGGCGCTTTCGGCCCTGGGAACGATGGTCACGTATGTCTTCCGGCTTTCGCCGGTCATTCGGACCCGGTGGATTTCAGACCATGTGATCATCTGCGGGGTGGGCCGGACCGGCAGGCTGCTGGCCGAACACATTAAAAGCAACGGCGGTACGGTGGTCGGCGTTGATTCGGGTTCGCCGGATTCCTTTGACGAATGGTGTGCGGATCACAATGTCCCGCTCATCCGGGGTGATTTTCTCGCCCGCCAGATCCTCGAACGGGCCGGGGCCCGGCGGGCACGGGGCATTCTCTTTGCGGCCGGTGACGATCTTTTAAACCTCGAAGGCGTGGTGAACGCCTATGACTGGCTCCGGGCTGACAGCGGACCGGTCCGGCTTCTCTGGGCGCACATTGCCAATGAAAAGCTGGCGCAGACCGCCCGGCTGGCGTTGCGGACCGAAGGACAGGTCGGTATCCGCTTCTTTGACACCTATCACATTGCGGCCTTCAGGATGGTGGAAAAATATTTCGACTGCGATGTCCGTCACGGCATCCGTCAGGTCACGGTGATCGGGTTCGGCAAGTTCGGCAGGGATCTTGCCGAGGTACTGATGAAAAGCCGGAAACCGGATGAAAATTTCACACTCAGGGTGGCGGATATCCGGGACCGTGAAAAAGAAGTCCGTGCGCTGGCCGACGAACTGGGGGCGTCGGACCGGGTCTCTTTTTTTCAGACCGATGTGCAGGATCTGGATTTTTCCGATAAAAAAGACAGGGCGTTTTTTCTCTGTACGGATGACGATATCGGCAATCTGGCGGCGGCCCTGATGCTGACGCGGGGGATTGTGGGCACTCACATCTACGTGCGGATGGCAAAGTGGCCCATATCCGCCATAGAGGGGCACCTCCGCGACGGGAACGGCATCACGTTTATCAATATCAACGATCTGGTGGTGGAGGGGATTGAAGAGCTGCCGGGGATATTCAGACCGGCGCGTGCTGCCGACCTGAAACGCTCTTCGTCCTGA